The following are encoded together in the Synchiropus splendidus isolate RoL2022-P1 chromosome 7, RoL_Sspl_1.0, whole genome shotgun sequence genome:
- the LOC128762132 gene encoding ankyrin-1-like isoform X20, giving the protein MAQAAKHLRKNKDLEALAEQERKEKEEEKFKKRSRSRDKKRKANAVHRWLIDQDSSVSSEMPDGQGVWHYDDEADAGNSFLRAARSGNLDKALEHIKNGIDINTANQNGLNGLHLASKEGHVKMVLELLHNGIVLETTTKKGNTALHIAALAGQEQVVTELVNYGANVNAQLQKGFTPLYMAAQENHLEVVKFLLENGANQSIPTEDGFTPLAVALQQGHENVVALLINYGTKGKVRLPALHIAARNDDTRTAAVLLQNDPNPDVLSKTGFTPLHIAAHYENLNVAQLLLNRGANVNFTPKNGITPLHIAARRGNVIMVRLLLDRGAQIDAKTKDELTPLHCAARNGHVRIIEILLDHGAPIQAKTKNGLSPIHMAAQGDHMDCVKQLLQYNAEIDDITLDHLTPLHVAAHCGHHRMAKVLLDKGAKPNSRALNGFTPLHIACKKNHLRVMDLLLKHSASLEAVTESGLTPLHVASFMGHLNIVKILLQKGASPSASNVKVETPLHMASRAGHLEVAEFLLQNAAPVDAKAKDDQTPLHCAARMGHQELVKLLLEHKAKPNSATTAGHTPLHIAAREGHVHTVRILLDMEAQQTKMTKKGFTPLHVASKYGKVDVAELLLERGANPNAAGKNGLTPLHVAVHHNNLDVVNLLVSKGGSPHSAARNGYTALHIASKQNQVEVADSLLQHGASANAESLQGVTPLHLASQEGRPDMVTLLISQQANVNLGNKSGLTPLHLVAQEGHVGIADILVKQGASVYAATRMGYTPLHVACHYGNIKMVKFLLQQQANVNSKTRLGYTPLHQAAQQGHTDIVTLLLKHGAQPNETTTNGTSALAIAKRLGYISVIDVLKLVTEENVAMTTTEKHRMSFPETVDEILDVSEDEGIAQLTLGEELLGTEGARYMKMDDMKDHDDDFLSPKKSLEYERGLGTANYSPAIPRIPRVSPETVLLKDQEMEQHTPLPLPKEYDEDSLIPSSPATETSDNVSPVASPIHTGFLVSFMVDARGGSMRGSRHNGLRVIIPPRTCAAPTRITCRLVKPQKLSSPPPLVEGEGLASRIISLGPASMQFLGPVIVEIPHFAALGRGDRELVVLRSENGSVWKEHRNRYGDEVLETILNGMDEDLESQEELGKKRIRRIISTDFPLYFAVVSRVQQESDLIGPEGGALSSKLVPMVQATFPETAVTKRVRLGLQAQPVPDELVAKLLGNQANFSPVVTVEPRRRKFHRPIGLRIPLPPSWRESPRDSGEGDTTSLRLLCSVIGGTASAQWEDITGTTKLIYSNQCASFTTNVSARFWLADCPRTAEAVSFANLLYRELSAVPYMAKFVVFAKMNELREGRLRCYCMTDDKMDKTLEQHENFTEVARSRDIEVMEGMPLHLECSGNLLPVRKATQQPRCFSFQAFRDNRLPVSVKVRDSSKESAGFLSFLRKSTKYEDNQHVLCNLNISMPPCIKIIGSEDRRRTLTPLALRERYSALNEPAMASLSAMERTELKMAVIAEQLGLSWAELARELQLSVDDINKIRVENPNSLLEQSSALLNLWATREGKRAKMESLYAALKSIDRMDIVHMLEGQPTRAGSRDLSRRRRDRERLSPGLTNGYGLAQDELLSPASMQYSLPSPLGAEPYWQEVSSLDCAPIATTEEDTLMEMSDVQVWPSGHSPSLVPVEDSSLECSNADDSEGLLGLPYGSLGRPASAGGAVLSGSTELPEDDSEMGVDSLSTATPASLGGTIAGISLNGANNGQGSEASSEASAVANTTGVDGAGGGGWRGTGSEDGLSLVAGQHRVYARLSESPALSCVPDPSADRSSNGGSGTGRESGSFLSYLQEQTGPGWSPVTNAQAWVAHQPTDAVMSSVCNAVDHGQEGLLQPVRDMGHSEILRGHFRGTQPFEKGLGFPHRAPDLNAWDDQGDEAEDLPGEQVSEEQFTDEHGNIVTKKIVRKVVRRGKGSGEEGLQEVSMETSLQDELEGDAEQFMSYAILGRESSKTSPRASAPSPKTPYMDT; this is encoded by the exons GCAGATGCTGGCAACAGCTTCCTCCGAGCAGCCCGCTCTGGCAACCTGGACAAGGCTCTGGAGCACATTAAGAACGGCATTGATATCAACACGGCCAATCAG AATGGGCTCAACGGGCTTCACCTGGCCTCCAAAGAAGGCCACGTCAAAATGGTCCTGGAGCTGCTCCACAATGGGATCGTGCTGGAGACCACCACCAAG AAAGGAAACACTGCCCTGCACATCGCAGCCCTGGCAGGTCAGGAGCAGGTGGTCACCGAGCTGGTGAACTACGGGGCCAACGTCAACGCTCAGTTGCAG AAAGGCTTCACTCCGCTCTACATGGCTGCACAAGAAAACCATCTAGAGGTTGTGAAGTTTCTCCTGGAGAACGGAGCCAATCAGAGCATTCCAACTGAG GACGGCTTCACTCCTTTGGCCGTGGCTCTCCAGCAGGGCCATGAAAACGTCGTCGCCCTGCTCATCAACTACGGCACCAAAGGCAAGGTCCGTCTCCCCGCTCTGCACATCGCGGCTCGCAACGACGACACGCGCACGGCTGCCGTGCTCCTGCAGAACGACCCCAACCCGGACGTGCTCAGCAAG ACTGGCTTCACGCCTCTGCACATTGCTGCACATTATGAAAATTTGAACGTGGCTCAGCTGCTCCTCAACCGAGGCGCGAACGTCAACTTCACCCCAAAG AACGGCATCACTCCTCTGCACATTGCAGCCAGGAGAGGGAATGTCATCATGGTGCGGCTGCTTTTGGACAGGGGCGCACAGATAGATGCCAAAACCAAG GACGAACTCACCCCTCTGCATTGTGCGGCAAGAAACGGCCACGTCAGGATCATCGAGATCCTCCTTGATCACGGTGCCCCGATACAGGCGAAGACCAAG AACGGCCTGTCGCCGATCCACATGGCGGCACAAGGCGACCACATGGACTGTGTCAAGCAGCTGTTGCAGTACAACGCGGAGATCGATGACATCACGCTGGACCACCTCACACCTCTGCATGTTGCCGCCCACTGCGGCCACCACCGCATGGCCAAAGTCCTGCTGGATAAAGGAGCGAAGCCCAACTCCCGGGCGCTG AACGGTTTCACCCCCTTACACATCGCTTGCAAAAAGAACCACCTGCGTGTGATGGATCTGCTGCTCAAACATTCCGCCTCGCTGGAGGCCGTGACGGAG TCTGGCCTGACCCCGCTGCATGTGGCCTCCTTCATGGGTCACCTCAACATTGTCAAGATCCTGCTCCAGAAGGGGGCTTCACCCAGTGCGTCTAATGTG AAAGTGGAAACGCCGCTTCACATGGCGTCGAGGGCGGGACACTTGGAGGTGGCCGAGTTTCTGCTGCAGAATGCGGCACCAGTAGACGCCAAGGCCAAG GACGACCAGACTCCCCTGCACTGCGCCGCACGAATGGGTCACCAAGAGCTGGTGAAGCTCCTCCTGGAGCACAAGGCCAAGCCGAACTCCGCCACCACAGCCGGTCACACTCCTCTCCACATCGCAGCCCGCGAAGGCCACGTGCACACAGTGCGGATCCTGCTGGACATGGAGGCCCAGCAAACAAAGATGACCAAG AAGGGCTTCACGCCGCTCCACGTGGCCTCCAAGTATGGAAAGGTGGACGTCGCCGAGCTCTTGCTGGAGCGAGGGGCAAACCCCAACGCTGCTGGGAAG AACGGTCTGACTCCGCTGCACGTGGCTGTGCATCACAACAACCTGGACGTGGTCAACCTGCTGGTCAGCAAGGGCGGCTCGCCGCACAGTGCCGCCAGG AACGGCTACACTGCCCTGCACATCGCGTCAAAGCAGAACCAGGTGGAGGTGGCCGACAGTCTTCTGCAACACGGAGCTTCGGCCAACGCGGAGTCTCTCCAGGGCGTCACACCGCTGCACCTGGCCTCACAGGAGGGCAGGCCTGACATGGTCACCCTGCTCATCTCCCAACAGGCCAACGTCAACCTTGGCAACAAG AGTGGACTGACTCCGCTCCACCTGGTGGCGCAGGAAGGTCACGTTGGGATCGCCGATATACTGGTGAAGCAGGGAGCATCGGTCTACGCAGCCACACGA ATGGGATACACTCCTCTACATGTCGCTTGTCACTACGGAAACATCAAGATGGTGAAAttcctccttcagcagcaaGCCAACGTCAACAGCAAGACACGA ctgggcTACACTCCTCTGCACCAGGCGGCCCAGCAGGGACACACCGACATCGTGACTCTGCTGCTGAAGCATGGCGCCCAGCCCAATGAGACCACCACG AATGGCACCTCAGCACTGGCCATCGCCAAGAGACTGGGCTACATCTCTGTGATCGACGTCCTGAAGCTGGTCACTGAAGAGAACGTCGCCATG ACCACCACAGAGAAGCACCGCATGAGCTTCCCCGAGACAGTGGACGAGATCCTCGATGTGTCGGAGGACGAAG GAATTGCACAGCTCACTTTAG GAGAGGAGCTCCTGGGGACAGAAGGGGCCAGGTACATGAAGATGGATGACATGAAAGACCATGATGACGATTTCCTCTCCCCCAAGAAATCACTGGAGTACGAGAGGGGGCTGGGCACAGC AAATTACTCGCCAGCCATTCCCAGGATTCCTCGTGTCTCCCCGGAGACGGTCCTCCTGAAAGACCAGGAGATGGAGCAG CACACTCCGCTCCCACTGCCCAAAGAGTACGACGAGGACTCGCTGATTCCCAGCAGCCCTGCCACCGAGACCTCAGACAACGTCAGCCCGGTGGCCAGTCCCATTCACACCGG GTTCCTGGTCAGCTTCATGGTGGACGCCCGTGGCGGCTCCATGCGAGGGAGCAGGCACAACGGCCTGAGAGTCATCATCCCACCCAGGACCTGCGCGGCCCCCACACGCATCACCTGCCGCCTGGTGAAGCCCCAGAAGCTGAGCAGCCCTCCTCCTCTGGTGGAGGGGGAAGGTCTGGCCAGCAGGATCATCTCTCTGGGCCCAGCCAGCATGCAGTTCCTGGG GCCAGTGATTGTGGAGATCCCTCACTTCGCCGCTCTGGGTCGGGGCGACCGAGAACTGGTGGTGCTGAGAAGTGAGAATGGCTCGGTCTGGAAGGAGCATCGGAACCGCTACGGCGACGAGGTTCTGGAGACCATCCTCAACGGGATGGACGAGG ACTTAGAAAGTCAAGAGGAGCTTGGAAAGAAGAGGATCCGGCGCATCATCTCCACAGACTTCCCTCTTTATTTTGCTGTGGTGTCAAGGGTGCAGCAGGAGAGCGACCTCATCGGCCCTGAGGGGGGCGCACTCAGCAGTAAACTGGTGCCAATGGTCCAGGCCACCTTCCCTGAGACAGCAGTCACCAAACGTGTCCGTCTGGGGCTGCAG GCTCAGCCCGTTCCAGACGAGCTGGTTGCAAAGCTGTTGGGGAACCAGGCCAACTTCAGCCCGGTGGTGACAGTGGAGCCCCGGCGCCGCAAGTTCCACCGTCCCATCGGCCTGCGCATACCTCTGCCCCCGTCCTGGAGGGAGAGTCCCCGCGACTCAGGGGAGGGCGACACCACCAGCCTGCGCCTGCTGTGCTCTGTCATCG GTGGCACAGCTTCGGCCCAGTGGGAAGACATCACTGGCACCACCAAACTCATCTATTCCAACCAGTGCGCCAGCTTCACCACCAACGTGTCGGCCCG CTTCTGGCTGGCCGACTGCCCGCGCACCGCCGAGGCCGTCTCCTTCGCCAACCTGCTCTACAGGGAGCTCTCGGCGGTGCCGTACATGGCCAAGTTCGTGGTGTTCGCCAAGATGAACGAGCTGCGCGAGGGCCGGCTGCGCTGCTACTGCATGACGGACGACAAGATGGACAAGACCCTGGAACAGCACGAGAACTTCACCGAAGTGGCTCGCAGCCGCGATATCGAG GTGATGGAGGGGATGCCGCTCCACCTGGAGTGTTCCGGGAACCTCCTCCCCGTGCGGAAGGCCACGCAGCAGCCACGCTGCTTCAGCTTCCAGGCCTTCAGAGATAACCGACTTCCGGTCTCTGTCAAG GTGAGAGACAGCAGTAAAGAATCGGCCGGGTTCCTGTCCTTCCTGCGCAAATCCACCAAGTATGAAGACAACCAGCATGTTCTGTGTAACCTCAACATCAGCATGCCTCCGTGCATCAAG ATCATCGGAAGTGAAGACAGGCGGCGAACTTTAACCCCTTTGGCACTCAGAGAAAGATACAGTGCACTGAATGAACCTGCAATGG CTTCCTTAAGTGCCATGGAAAGGACCGAGCTCAAGATGGCCGTCATCGCAGAGCAGCTGGGCCTGAGTTGGGCTG AGCTGGCCCGGGAGCTCCAGCTCAGCGTGGACGACATCAACAAGATCCGTGTGGAGAACCCCAACTCGCTGCTGGAACAGAGCTCCGCGCTGCTCAACCTGTGGGCCACACGGGAAGGCAAGAGGGCCAAAA TGGAAAGTTTATACGCGGCTCTGAAGAGCATCGACCGGATGGATATCGTCCACATGCTGGAGGGTCAGCCCACCAGAGCCGGCTCTCGTGACCTGAGCCGACGGCGCCGTGACAGAGAACGCCTCTCTCCAGGTCTCACCAATG GTTATGGGCTCGCCCAGGATGAGCTTCTCTCCCCGGCCTCCATGCAGTATAGCCTGCCCTCCCCCCTGGGCGCTGAGCCCTACTGGCAGGAGGTTTCCAGCCTGGACTGTGCGCCCATTGCCACCACAGAGGAGGACACCCTTATGGAGATGTCTGACGTGCAGGTGTGGCCCTCAGGCCACAGCCCGTCCTTGGTGCCGGTGGAGGACTCCTCGCTGGAGTGCAGCAATGCGGACGATTCAGAGGGTCTGCTGGGGCTGCCTTACGGGAGTCTGGGCCGGCCGGCCAGCGCCGGCGGTGCGGTGCTCAGTGGATCCACTGAGCTGCCCGAGGATGACTCCGAGATGGGGGTGGACTCACTCAGCACAGCCACCCCGGCCTCGCTGGGCGGCACCATTGCTGGGATCAGTCTGAACGGTGCCAACAACGGTCAGGGGTCGGAGGCCAGTTCCGAAGCATCAGCAGTCGCCAACACGACTGGTGTGgacggagctggaggaggaggatggagagggaCGGGCTCAGAGGACGGCCTTTCTCTTGTTGCAGGACAGCACAGGGTGTACGCCCGCTTGAGTGAGTCGCCCGCTCTCAGCTGCGTTCCAGATCCAAGCGCAGACAG GTCGTCCAATGGTGGAAGTGGGACGGGGAGGGAGAGTGGCTCTTTCCTCTCATACCTGCAGGAGCAGAcggggcccgggtggagcccgGTCACCAACGCTCAGGCCTGGGTGGCCCATCAGCCTACGGACGCTGTGATGTCATCCGTGTGCAACGCAGTGGACCACGGCCAGGAGGGCTTGCTTCAGCCGGTGAGGGACATGGGACACTCGGAAATCCTGCGCGGCCACTTCCGTGGGACGCAGCCATTTGAGAAGGGTCTGGGCTTCCCGCACAGAGCGCCGGATCTGAACGCCTGGGATGATCAG GGAGATGAAGCTGAAGACCTTCCAGGAGAACAAGTCAGCGAGGAGCAGTTTACAGACGAACATGGAAACATTGTCACCAAAAAG ATCGTCCGGAAGGTGGTGCGGAGAGGGAAGGGCTCCGGTGAAGAGGGGCTCCAGGAGGTGAGCATGGAGACGTCTCTGCAGGACGAGCTGGAGGGGGACGCCGAGCAGTTCATGAGCTACGCCATCCTGGGCCGGGAGAGCAGCAAG ACCTCTCCACGGGCCTCGGCCCCCTCACCCAAAACCCCCTACATGGACACATGA